Part of the Mytilus trossulus isolate FHL-02 chromosome 2, PNRI_Mtr1.1.1.hap1, whole genome shotgun sequence genome is shown below.
TCATATCATCTTTATAAATAGGAGAAGGCACAATAATACAGGGATGTAGACGGTGAGGACATGACTAGAGTTACACATGCTTTCATGACAACATAATCTCTGTGAACAGCCAAGTACTAGGTAACCATGGTCTTTTAACAAACATTCATTATATTCGTACAATGGAGTAGGTACACATTCTCCTGAGGAACAGGTTCTTATGACGGATTCATATCGCGTCTTGTTGTCATGCATTTGGTACAAAACTTTCTGAAACagaaatattgttaaaataaaagtattattcATTAGAAAAACCGAAAGttactaaaaaaacaacagaacatactttttttttattaaaagtttttttttaaactattggtTTATATGACCTGTTTCAAATAGTGTCATGCAGGAGAGGCAATATCATTTTAAGGgcctgcttacccttccagagcacctgggATCACCCTAAGTGtttggtggtgttcgtgttgcttagtctttagttttctttttattgtgtcttttgtacttttatttgtctgttcattttaagccatagcgttgtcagtttattttcaatgtatgagtttgactgtccctttggtacaatgtatctttcgtccatcttttaaGCGTATGAATTACAACAAACTACTTATCTTAGATATTAAACAGAGGTATATTGAGACTTTTTAGTTCGATGCCAGCTCATGATTTCTATactgttttattgttgttgCTATCTCAAATCTCCAATATAACTGTCATAAAGACTATTTATTTCGGTATTGATAAGATGAACAGAAATATCACAAATAAATATCATCAAGACTAATATTTCTAAAAGACTAATAAGCCCATTGTATctaattttcaatataaagcAACTTTATTGAAGATTCactcattttaaaaaaacaacttgtcCAGTTTGTTTGAAATTGCAGACTGCGATACCAGTCAGATTTTTGTGGCGTAAACATTGTCAGCTTTATATCACTGTATTGATTATGTTGAGCTTTTCATGGATATTGTTTTATGTCAATGAGATGCCGTCTTGTTGACACACATCTCGTTTTCTTTAGCGactcatttttcaaaaagaaatgttttgagaaaaaaatataataaaaaaaatgaacatttcaGAAATATCAAGTATTCATATTCATTAAATGTCGTTGGGGTGCTATCGCATTAAATACAATGCTGATGTTTCGTCTTCTTTTATTATCTATCCTCTATTTGATAATGACGAAGATAACAGTAACTTTCAAATCAGAAATGTTTTCGGGTAAATGAATGAACTATGTAAGATTAGAATAGACAAATTAGAAAAGTAACAAGAGCCGAACTGACGAACATATCGGCACATCCGATGAAAAGTAAATTTGATGAATTACTTATAATTAAGATAATTGATGGGAAATCTATTGTATCTTACCAAACAACTTTCCCCTTGTTTACACGAGACCTTCTCCGCTTTATAATTGTTCTCAGGATCACCATCGCAGTCATCAGAGATACATTTCCAACACTTTATACCATAGGTTCCCTCTGAAAAACAGTACGTATTgtttagatttaaaattgtcAGAAAATAATACATTCTATGTAAAACTAATTTGTAGCTCCGTcttatttgatttcatatgaTATAAATGAGTTAGTCATCGCTTTATACCTGTATAAGAGACTAGACGAGTTGTGGTAAAGGATGAATGCAGACCGGGTGTCATGATTTCTGTTTCCCGAAAAATACCTTTTGAGCTATCAGGAATATTATTACCGAACTTGGCAAAGatcacaaaaacttaaaattgactaAAATTTGGGCAAAGTTTTGGTTTCTGAATGTTATCTATTCAACCTTAATTTATACTTACAATCTCTGAAAGGGACAATATTAGTATATCTTTTCACTTACAATCTCTGAAAGGGACAATATTAGTATATCTTTTCACTTTGAAAAGATATACTAATATTGTCCCTTTCAGAGATTGTAAGTATAAATTAAGGTTGAATACTAATATTGTCCCTTTCAGAGATTGTAAGTATAAATTAAGGTTGAATAGATAACATTCAGAAACCAAAACTTTGCCCAAATTTTAGTCAATTTTAAGTTCGCagtcatttaaaacatttaccgACTTTccttatttccatatttttacttatattttaagTGTTTTCAATATGCATGAATTATTTACCACTGGACTTCAATTAAACAAACAGCAATCAAACAAGCATGTTAATAAAAAGTGGTCTGTAAATCGAATTATTAACACTTTTGGTTTAATATGAACTAgatatattgtttaatataaacaagatatattgtttaatatgaactagatatattgtttaatatgaactagatatattgtttaatatgaacTAGATATATTGATTAATATGAAGTAGATATATTGATTAATATGAACAAGATacattgtttaatatgaacTAGATATATTGATTAATATGAACTAgatatattgtttaatatgaacTAGATATATTGATTAATATGAATTAgatatattgtttaatatgaaataaatatattgattaatatgaactatatatattgattaataTGAACTAGatataatgatttatatgaactagatatattgtttaatatgaacTATATAAATTGGGTATATGTTAATAAGTCAGCAACCTAAATACCAACTTTATCGtcatgtataatttgttttaatgtacTACTTATATTTTGGTGTACTTTTGTAGTGAAACTTCTATTGTTTAATAAACAGAtacaatgtcattttttttttatatataattcattgTATAACATCATATTGAAgtatcactttttttttattaaacaatatattgtCTTCACGACTGAAAATAAGTGTTACGCAGTAaaaaatttgatagatgcttctAGTGTGAAACTTTTGACATTTAGTAATTTGTTTCACTTTATCTTAAAAGTATCTGAACAATCTCTATTGAAGTTCGATTTCCGATGGTAGTACATAACTATTGATCAAACGAACCACTATGATAAAATGAGggacattatttttatatacaaaacgaCTCAAAAGGTGAATACGGATACCATGAAAAGAAAATGTCAatatatcttaataaaactaaCAATAAAAAGCTTTCCATCAAACAAACACTTTTTGTGAaagatacaatttaaaaaaatcttaacgtcatatcataaaatataaacataagggaatatcaaaatgtaataaaaaacagAACCTAAATGGAAAAGCACGTGTCAAGTGTAGCGTCTATTTGGCTGTATGGGATATATAGATACGCATCAACGTCAGTGTCAaggaattttaaaaagtatgacTTGTTTGGGTGTTAAATAACTCTTGCAACAACTTTTTGTCGTGGTAGTACATATAACAGTTGAATACGTAAGTTGGTATGTCTTAACGAACAAATACTATAAAAACCCATAGACCCTCTCCTCCGGATTAAGCTTTTTTAAATATCAGGAACGTTTCGAAAGAAACAATAATGGTAagcaaaatatgtataaataaacgTCAAGCTTTACCATCAAATGAGTTGTAATAATGTTTGTGAAAGTCTGCGTCATGTATGAAAGAATAATCTCACTTTGAAATTAACATTACGTTTTACCCCTCCCCCGCCTAAAGAAAACTCTGGGATCATAACATCGAAGATAGTGCAAAGCTCTTAAAAACAGTTATTTGTGTTGTAGTTTATAATTCGTAGTAAACAATCCTTGCAACATAGAATTTGTTCTGAATTGTTAATAAGTATCATGCATTTACTGAATAAAAAAGTTGATGTACCTGGATGACGATTCATTTGTGGCAGGGAATCAGTATACATTTCTGGCAATTATAATTGGTCAGAAAGCAAGACACCATTCGTTCGATGCACGTGTTACATTAATTAGCTGATACCTTTAAGGATGCGGAAGTTGTTAAGCTCGTTTTGTAAGCCTTTTTTTTATACCGTGTATCTTAATTACAGAACCCATCCATTAAACTTTGATAATTGATGTTCGATTTCCGATTGTTTTATGTCAGAAtacaatataaagacaaaattacTTCAAAGACAAAGTCTATGCgttataacaaaatgacaacagGTCAATACAAAAATAGATTAAGATATTAAGTTACATAGAACTTGGAACGAATTCAATATTCCTGTTccatttttggaagaaaaagatattaaataaagttaaatgcCACCAGTCTATATTGAATGACGATTTtcataaagaaataacaaagaTTTCAGATGTCTGCATTTTCGAATAAAATTGTAGAAATAATTCCATTTGCTTTACCTTCAAGTTCTATGTAGGCAGTTAAATCATCGGGTTAGATCTTCATTTAAAGATATGAAAGAATTGCCATTGTACTTGACACAATAGAGTACACGCAACATACCTAGCGATATTCGAGTACTCGCCAGgtgcacacaaaaaaaatcagccgaaataaaaaaaatatgaatatgtgTATTATATAACTGTCTTCCGTCAAAAGTAACGGTAATTATTGttcatttaataattataaaacattagCATGTACAGTGCACAGTGCATCTTTATTAAAATTGACATAAATAGGTCTGGGGAAAAAAGCTACTAACTGCGAGCAAATGACTATCGATTCAACAAAATTGTATccttgattgaaaaaaaatcataaaaccgGGTTTTAAAAAAGACGAGTTACTACTTTGAAAAATGGCTACGCGTTAGATAATCCATTAAAATAAATTGCTGCTATACAAGTCGTAAACAAATAATgtgttcccttgtcaccatcttacggtgtttatatatctcaacttgtacgattcgctcgtgtatgtaacaatgttttagattttaacgagagaaatttatgtattactgaaaaattattacaccagggttttcgatatcacaaactagtcaaaacatttactaaattttatcatcggtataaagacatcattcgtaaatatagctcaacatgcagacttcttatacgttcaggtatttcacatccaattttttatggaaatattctttataaagcacaaaggtgtcagtaatcacctcagaaacttacaaaacctttgaatagacttataaAGAAGGGATAtgattacgatactgttgtcaagtcattaaagattgcatattttggcgttaatattgagttaCTAATAAGgcctttgcatcggaactaaacacatgtattctaaaaacagttgttggcatgacacgggttatgttcttctcatatatgttatggtggtatgatactaaacccctaacgggaaggattgtgcctgatgttcatatgatgaaagcataatctttcagtcagtttaattgaagtctggagctggcatgtcagttaactgctagtagtctgttgttatttctgtattattgtcattttgtttattttctttggttacatcttctgaaatcagactcggacttctcttgaactgaatttcaatgtgcgtattgttatgcgtttacttttctgctttggttagaggtatagggggagggttgagattgcgcctgtcccaagtcaggagcctctggcctttgttagtcttgattattttaattttagtttcttgtgtacaattaggaaattagtatggccttcattatcactaaactagtatatatttgtttaggggccaactgaaggacgccgccggttgcgggaatttctcgctacattgaagacctgttggtgaccttccgctgttgtttttttatttgatcgcgttgttgtctctttgacacattccccatttccattctcaattttataaagtaatctgaaaaaaaatcaatctcatTATTCAGTTCTCGTTTACATCGCTACTTTGAAACTGACAGGGGGCAAAGTTCTCAACTCAAATACTTCAAATAGGACTGAATTTTAAATATGGAACATCTTTAGCaatataattagaaaaaaaatattcacctTTCTAGAGTTTACGATGGTGATACTGTAGTTGCGATTGGATTATTTTgctttgattgaaaaaaaaccaaaaaacttaTTATTGAGTAGTATGTATAATTATGCATCATATCTGAAACTTAACCTTGATTCTTTGTCAATCTAAATCGTTCAAATgcttttttacttatatatatatttgtttaagatgACCAGTAccacaaatagttcatgcatattaTTTATGAGAACAAGTTAACGACGGACGCCGCTTTGGCAAATTTGactttcagattttttatttgGGACTTAAATGGTGAGAGGTAAAATTTTAATGCGCTTTCAGAATATTGCAATTTTACATTGGTGATATGTTTAATAACGCATGTGGCTATCGCGTGTAAcctaattttttgttgttttccctTTGATATTAGTTTAGCTAGAAAGGCGTCTTAAAtaacattcaattttaaaacGCAAATTGATTGAACTTCAAAGCGACAGCTTCCGTAGATATTCCACAAATTGTGCAGTAAAATCACTGGTTTTAAATGGAATCGAATAATTATCTCGTTTACTTTCATTTATATGTAAGAACTCTTCAATTTTAACACAGAAGTCATTCTTAATTATTCGCCTTGGTAGGAACACATTAATAGCCCCCTTTATGTGattcaataataattttctAGGTTTACTTACATACTTTagcttattttatttctatatgaataagacacaaaacacaacagatACTCATACCATTAAGCTATTTCGTGTCTATTTCACAGAAGAAAACACATTTTGCAATCATTATTTATCGTTTTATTTCGTACTAAAGTAATCAGGTGTTTctgtttcattattttcatatttatcattttctttttatgccTTAACTTGTtggttatcaaataaaacaaagattgaGTCTAGATTTACGGCGAATTACTATGAATTTGCAAAGGAACTTATCAAATTGTGTTTGAAGCTAAGATTTAGTCAACACTTTAAAAGTTGTTGGATTTCTTCTTTTCTGATCCATGAACGGGACTGAttgtaataatatattttgatttttaactctATAAACATTTATGTAAGATACAATCATAGATGTAATGGGTactatttcaaacgggatagcacatcatcatttttacggaaatgattttaaccgtgcccggaaatttagaaattatccatgtaaacttgtcgctcctttaaataaacttattcttaaaggtttcctattcaacactgtaataagatcattgaatattgtttttattggtataaatattgattttgttatcagtaaattaaaagctaattaaatattactagaatgttatatacatatatatattcatggatctacaatctgtcgatacctgtaacttggcattgcacaaggtcatgtttttctctgactgtttatgacgtctttacactaaatccattgtatgttggatgtgtacggattgattgtttagtcttagaggcatgatttttttattagttgttagtggctttgaactagccgtcagataactgcgagtactctcagatatgtTCATTGTgcctttttgtgtcgggatgtataagtacccggccacgtccacttttatttttgtccatctgatgagttaagcctttttcaactgatttttatagttcattctGATGTTATACTGTTATGCCACTGTTCcaggtaaggggagggttggggttccgctaacatgtttaaccacaccacattatttatgtaagtgcctgtcccaagtcaggagcctgtaatttagtggttgtcgtttgtttatgtgttacatatatgtttttcgttcatttcttttttataaataaggccgttagttttctcgtttgacgAATTGAGGAGAACGAGTGTTTGCTTCGTGCCAACGTAACGTTATATTGACGAATcctctgttaacaaaacttgaTTTCTctaagcaataaaaaaaaatatgttgagtTTTCttacatgaaataaaataaacaagaggCATGAGAAATCGTAAGTCGGTTTAAAACGCGGACAATATCAGCGCTAAAAGAAAACTACGGAAAAACAAACTTtcaattatattattaaaatcacTCTGTCAGATATACTTGTTTGACAAGAaaagaatataaacaaatacagtcACATTTACACCCTATATTTAAATCAGTTCACAAAAATCTGAAGACTGAGTAACACAGACCCCACCAAAACAAATGATAATTCCAGGTGCTCTTGAAAGATAGACCGGTCCTGCGTCAATAGAGGCAGCGTTGCAGGGTGCAAAAAATGTCAACATCAGTGTACGGGTTGAAGGTTTAAAATGACATGTATTCTTAACGAGACTGTGAATGTTTTATAATGATTCGATTGTATTAAAAACTTATGAAAAAGATGCAACCACCTTTTTATAACGACTAATAACGCAGTTTTCTGATTTTCTTTTCGAGTAAAAAAGTTACACAACTGATATCGATAACCTGTTGTCATTAAACGTTTATAATTTAACACTTTTGCGtatcaatattataaatttgaGAAG
Proteins encoded:
- the LOC134704924 gene encoding uncharacterized protein LOC134704924, which codes for MRNNLAVLMKLGLLFISIQGTYGIKCWKCISDDCDGDPENNYKAEKVSCKQGESCLKVLYQMHDNKTRYESVIRTCSSGECVPTPLYEYNECLLKDHGYLVLGCSQRLCCHESMCNSSHVLTVYIPVLLCLLLFIKMI